In a single window of the Streptomyces cinnabarinus genome:
- a CDS encoding excalibur calcium-binding domain-containing protein, producing the protein MRHVRTSTALAAAALALALAPGVAQAHEGDHPFANCSEAYANGYANIAEGDEHYGGHLDRDQDGIGCDQPPADFEPVADGAGAENSADDSTDDSTDLAATGGNGATPYLAGGGAAVLLAGGGVLLAVRRRRAAVR; encoded by the coding sequence ATGAGGCATGTCCGTACATCCACCGCTCTGGCCGCGGCGGCGCTCGCGCTGGCCCTGGCGCCCGGCGTCGCCCAGGCCCACGAGGGCGATCATCCGTTCGCGAACTGCTCCGAGGCGTACGCCAACGGGTACGCGAACATCGCCGAGGGGGACGAGCACTACGGCGGTCATCTGGACCGGGACCAGGACGGCATCGGCTGCGACCAGCCGCCGGCGGACTTCGAGCCGGTCGCGGACGGCGCGGGCGCGGAGAACTCGGCCGATGACAGCACCGACGACAGCACCGACCTCGCCGCCACCGGCGGCAACGGCGCCACCCCCTATCTGGCGGGCGGTGGCGCCGCGGTGCTGCTCGCCGGAGGGGGCGTCCTGCTCGCCGTACGACGGCGCCGTGCCGCCGTGCGGTAG
- a CDS encoding ROK family protein gives MTSRGQVSAGDLLELVRSGRATTRGALQQVTGLSRATVGQRLDRLFRAGWLREGAGGPVDSPLGGRPSITLEFDDAHAVVLAADLDTRHARAAVLSLTGEILAEHGGTLIVEDGPEVVLGELGRWFAELLEKAGHRADEVCGIGVAVPGPVDSETGRVVQPPIMPGWDGYDIRGRLARSLTEHTGAPRVPVLVDNDANLMAYGEQRVGYPDCSAFVLVKVSTGIGAGVVVDGSLFRGIDGGAGDIGHIRVGADVLCRCGSYGCLAAVASGGAVARRLAEAGVRAASGSDVRDLLASGHPEAVGLAREAGRQVGDVLATVVTLLNPGVLMIAGDLAGTPFLTGVRELLYQRALPRSTAHLEVVTSRLGERAGLVGAGALVVEYLYAPERAEERLLALGV, from the coding sequence ATGACGAGTCGAGGTCAGGTCAGCGCCGGCGATCTGCTCGAACTGGTCCGCAGCGGCCGGGCCACGACGCGCGGTGCCCTGCAACAGGTGACGGGGCTCTCCCGGGCCACCGTCGGTCAGCGCCTGGACCGGCTCTTCCGCGCGGGCTGGCTGCGCGAGGGCGCCGGCGGGCCGGTCGACTCCCCGCTGGGCGGACGCCCCTCCATCACCCTGGAATTCGACGACGCGCACGCCGTGGTCCTCGCCGCCGACCTCGACACCCGGCACGCCCGCGCCGCCGTCCTGTCGCTGACCGGCGAGATCCTCGCCGAGCACGGCGGCACGCTGATCGTCGAGGACGGGCCGGAGGTCGTCCTCGGGGAGCTGGGACGCTGGTTCGCCGAGTTGCTGGAGAAGGCCGGACACCGGGCGGACGAGGTCTGCGGCATCGGCGTCGCCGTCCCGGGGCCGGTCGACAGCGAGACCGGCCGGGTCGTCCAGCCGCCGATCATGCCCGGCTGGGACGGCTACGACATCAGGGGCCGCCTCGCCCGATCCCTCACCGAGCACACCGGCGCACCCCGGGTACCGGTCCTGGTGGACAACGACGCCAACCTCATGGCGTACGGCGAACAGCGCGTCGGTTACCCCGACTGCTCCGCGTTCGTCCTGGTCAAGGTCTCCACCGGCATCGGCGCGGGCGTCGTGGTCGACGGCTCGCTCTTCCGGGGCATCGACGGCGGCGCCGGGGACATCGGCCATATCCGGGTGGGCGCCGACGTCCTGTGCCGCTGCGGGTCCTACGGCTGTCTCGCCGCCGTCGCCAGCGGCGGTGCCGTGGCCCGGCGGCTGGCCGAGGCCGGGGTGCGGGCGGCCTCCGGCTCGGATGTGCGGGACTTGCTGGCGTCCGGGCATCCGGAGGCGGTCGGGCTCGCCCGGGAGGCGGGACGGCAGGTCGGGGATGTGCTGGCGACGGTGGTGACCCTGCTGAACCCCGGGGTGCTGATGATCGCGGGCGATCTGGCCGGAACGCCGTTCCTGACCGGCGTACGAGAGCTGCTCTACCAGCGGGCGCTACCGCGCTCCACCGCTCATCTGGAGGTCGTCACCTCACGGCTGGGGGAGCGGGCCGGGCTGGTCGGGGCGGGTGCGCTGGTCGTGGAGTACCTGTACGCCCCCGAGCGGGCCGAGGAGCGGCTCCTCGCGCTCGGCGTATGA
- a CDS encoding response regulator transcription factor translates to MGVRVLLIEDDETIAEPLTEGLGHFGLTVDHVATGSEGLRGPYGDVVLLDLGLPDMDGIDVCRGIRQVSDVPIVILSARGEEADRVLGLELGADDYLAKPFSVRELVARVRAVTRRTQRPRGPVEATLTVEETAPGPPYEPGPLVVDRRTRQVWVGEVPLALTPKEFELLALLTEDPGAVYSRQQILDRVWDPHYEGPTKTLDVHVAALRRKLGHSAWIQTLRGVGFRLAVQTDPGPPQQVDFP, encoded by the coding sequence ATGGGCGTACGAGTGCTGCTCATCGAGGACGACGAGACGATCGCCGAACCACTCACCGAAGGGCTCGGACACTTCGGGCTGACGGTCGACCATGTCGCCACCGGCTCCGAGGGACTGAGAGGTCCGTACGGCGATGTCGTCCTGCTCGACCTGGGGCTGCCGGACATGGACGGCATCGACGTCTGCCGGGGCATCCGGCAGGTCTCCGACGTCCCCATCGTCATCCTCAGCGCGCGCGGCGAGGAGGCCGACCGGGTGCTGGGCCTGGAGCTGGGAGCCGACGACTATCTCGCGAAACCGTTCAGCGTACGGGAGCTGGTGGCCCGGGTCCGGGCGGTGACCCGGCGCACCCAGCGCCCCCGGGGGCCGGTGGAGGCCACGCTCACCGTGGAGGAGACGGCGCCCGGGCCACCGTACGAACCGGGCCCGCTGGTCGTGGACCGCCGTACCCGGCAGGTCTGGGTCGGTGAGGTGCCGCTGGCCCTGACCCCCAAGGAGTTCGAGCTGCTCGCGCTGCTCACCGAGGACCCGGGCGCGGTGTACTCCCGGCAGCAGATCCTGGACCGGGTGTGGGACCCGCACTACGAGGGGCCGACGAAGACTTTGGACGTCCATGTCGCCGCGCTGCGACGGAAGTTGGGGCACTCGGCGTGGATCCAGACCCTGCGCGGAGTGGGGTTCCGGCTGGCGGTGCAGACGGATCCGGGACCGCCGCAGCAGGTGGACTTCCCGTGA
- a CDS encoding MGH1-like glycoside hydrolase domain-containing protein — MERTAQLVARPAQRTIAYDPADRSSSMHTRAARVLESNWTGASTVPSRGLYPHQWSWDSAFIAIGLRHLSPLRAQTELETLLTAQWGDGRVPHIVFNPSVPLDAYFPSPDFWRSSTAGRAAGAPRTVQTSGIVQPPVHALAAWLVHRADPGLSRGRGFLARIYPRLAAWHRYLLHRRDLGGGGLASVVHPWEQGMDNSPCWDAPLARVLPAPARSFRRADLDHGAPEDRPTDLDYGRYVRLATDYRDAGYADGKGAFAVEDPAFNALLIASEHALARIACELGATGTARHARAERLTTALLDRLWDPERGMFFCRDVRGGGLIPERGVSGLIPLLLPTLPREITAALVRTARGPHFSLDDTTRLVPSYDLLGEAFDPQRYWRGPAWFNTAWLLERGLRTHGERDLADGLRSSVLELAESSGFAEYVDPYTGAACGTTDFSWTAALALDLLHDEPAQDTHDIGETKQIKDIKGGDRG; from the coding sequence GTGGAACGCACCGCCCAGCTCGTCGCCCGCCCAGCGCAGCGGACCATTGCATACGACCCGGCCGACCGGTCGTCGTCCATGCACACCAGGGCCGCCCGGGTCCTGGAGTCCAACTGGACGGGCGCCTCCACGGTCCCCTCGCGCGGCCTGTATCCGCACCAGTGGTCCTGGGACTCGGCGTTCATTGCGATCGGACTGCGGCACCTGTCGCCGTTACGGGCCCAGACGGAGCTGGAGACGCTGCTGACCGCCCAGTGGGGCGACGGACGCGTCCCGCACATCGTCTTCAACCCCTCCGTCCCGCTGGACGCGTACTTCCCGAGCCCCGACTTCTGGCGCTCCTCGACCGCGGGGCGCGCTGCGGGCGCCCCGCGCACCGTACAGACGTCCGGCATCGTGCAGCCACCGGTGCACGCGCTGGCCGCCTGGCTGGTGCACCGCGCGGACCCCGGGCTGTCCCGCGGCCGCGGCTTCCTGGCCCGGATCTACCCGCGACTGGCCGCCTGGCACCGCTATCTGCTGCACCGGCGGGACCTGGGCGGCGGCGGTCTGGCCTCGGTCGTCCACCCCTGGGAGCAGGGCATGGACAACAGCCCCTGCTGGGACGCCCCGCTGGCCCGCGTCCTGCCCGCCCCGGCCCGCTCCTTCCGCCGCGCCGACCTCGACCACGGCGCCCCCGAGGACCGGCCGACGGATCTGGACTACGGGCGGTACGTACGGCTGGCGACGGACTACCGGGACGCCGGGTACGCCGACGGCAAGGGTGCCTTCGCGGTGGAGGACCCGGCGTTCAACGCCCTGCTCATCGCCTCCGAGCACGCCCTGGCCCGGATCGCCTGCGAACTGGGCGCGACCGGCACCGCCCGCCACGCGCGCGCCGAGCGCCTGACGACGGCGCTGCTGGACCGGCTGTGGGACCCGGAGCGCGGGATGTTCTTCTGCCGGGATGTGCGCGGCGGTGGCCTGATCCCCGAGCGGGGTGTGTCCGGCCTGATCCCGCTCCTGCTGCCCACGCTCCCGAGGGAGATCACGGCCGCCCTCGTCCGCACCGCGCGCGGACCGCACTTCTCGCTCGACGACACCACCCGCCTGGTCCCGAGCTACGACCTGCTCGGCGAGGCCTTCGACCCGCAGCGCTACTGGCGGGGCCCCGCCTGGTTCAACACCGCCTGGCTGCTGGAGCGCGGCCTACGCACCCACGGTGAGCGGGATCTGGCGGACGGACTGCGCAGCTCGGTACTGGAGTTGGCCGAGTCGTCGGGATTCGCCGAGTACGTCGACCCGTACACGGGCGCGGCCTGCGGCACGACCGACTTCAGCTGGACGGCCGCGCTGGCGCTGGACCTGCTGCACGACGAGCCGGCGCAGGACACGCACGACATCGGGGAAACCAAGCAAATCAAGGACATCAAGGGAGGGGACCGGGGATGA
- the ppdK gene encoding pyruvate, phosphate dikinase, with protein sequence MGPVSENKKFVYDFTEGNKELKDLLGGKGANLAEMTNLGLPVPPGFTITTEACKVYLESGEEPAALRDEVSAHLDALEAKMGKKLGQADNPLLVSVRSGAKFSMPGMMDTVLNIGLSDKSVQGLAKQAGDDRFAWDSYRRLIQMFGKTVLGVDGELFEDALDAAKAAKKVTVDTELEAADLKRLVTKFKKIVKTEAGRDFPQDPREQMDLAIEAVFNSWNTDRAKLYRRQERIPGDLGTAVNVCSMVFGNLGPDSGTGVAFTRDPASGHQGVYGDYLQNAQGEDVVAGIRNTVPLAELESIDKTSYDQLMQIMATLENHYKDLCDIEFTIERGQLWMLQTRVGKRTAGAAFRIATQLVDQGLIDEAEALQRVNGAQLAQLMFPKFDEEAKVEQVGRGIAASPGAAVGKAVFDSYTAVKWSRSGEKVILVRRETNPDDLDGMIAAEGILTSRGGKTSHAAVVARGMGKTCVCGAEELEVDTKRRRMTVPGGHVVEEGDVISIDGSSGKVYLGEVPVVPSPVVEYFEGRMHAGAQDADELVEAVHRIMAFADRKRRLRVRANADNAEDAMRARRFGAQGIGLCRTEHMFLGDRRELVERLILADTEAERQESLKALLPMQKQDFVELFSAMDGLPVTIRLLDPPLHEFLPDITELSVRVALAESRQEPHENELRLLQAVHRLHEQNPMLGLRGVRLGLVIPGLFTMQVRAIAEAAAERKNAKGDPRAEIMIPLVGTVQELEIVREEADQVIAEVEAATGVKLKLSIGTMIELPRAALTAGQIAEAAEFFSFGTNDLTQTVWGFSRDDVEASFFTAYLEKGIFGVSPFETIDKDGVGSLVRAAAKAGRETRPDLKLGVCGEHGGDPESVHFFHEVGLDYVSCSPFRIPVARLEAGRAASESEGSDHR encoded by the coding sequence TTGGGACCCGTGTCGGAAAACAAAAAGTTCGTTTACGACTTCACCGAGGGCAACAAGGAGCTCAAGGACCTTCTGGGCGGTAAGGGTGCGAACCTCGCCGAGATGACCAACCTGGGCCTCCCGGTACCTCCCGGCTTCACCATCACCACCGAGGCCTGCAAGGTCTACCTGGAAAGCGGCGAGGAGCCGGCGGCACTGCGTGACGAGGTGAGTGCGCACCTCGACGCCCTTGAGGCCAAGATGGGCAAGAAGCTCGGCCAGGCCGACAACCCCCTCCTTGTGTCGGTCCGCTCCGGTGCCAAGTTCTCCATGCCCGGCATGATGGACACGGTCCTGAACATCGGCCTCTCCGACAAGTCGGTGCAGGGCCTCGCCAAGCAGGCCGGCGACGACCGCTTCGCCTGGGACTCCTACCGCCGGCTGATCCAGATGTTCGGCAAGACGGTCCTCGGGGTCGACGGCGAGCTGTTCGAGGACGCGCTGGACGCGGCGAAGGCGGCCAAGAAGGTCACGGTCGACACCGAGCTGGAGGCGGCCGACCTCAAGCGGCTGGTCACCAAGTTCAAGAAGATCGTCAAGACCGAGGCCGGCCGGGACTTCCCGCAGGACCCGCGCGAGCAGATGGACCTCGCCATCGAGGCGGTCTTCAACTCCTGGAACACCGACCGCGCCAAGCTCTACCGCCGCCAGGAGCGCATCCCCGGCGACCTGGGCACCGCCGTCAACGTCTGTTCCATGGTCTTCGGCAACCTGGGCCCGGACTCCGGCACCGGTGTCGCCTTCACCCGTGACCCCGCCTCCGGCCACCAGGGCGTCTACGGCGACTACCTCCAGAACGCCCAGGGCGAGGACGTGGTGGCGGGTATCCGCAACACCGTCCCGCTCGCGGAGCTGGAGTCGATCGACAAGACGTCGTACGACCAGCTCATGCAGATCATGGCGACGCTGGAGAACCACTACAAGGATCTCTGCGACATCGAGTTCACCATCGAGCGCGGTCAGCTGTGGATGCTCCAGACCCGTGTCGGCAAGCGCACGGCGGGCGCGGCCTTCCGGATCGCCACGCAGCTCGTGGACCAGGGCCTGATCGACGAGGCCGAGGCGCTCCAGCGCGTCAACGGCGCCCAGCTCGCGCAGCTGATGTTCCCGAAGTTCGACGAGGAGGCCAAGGTCGAGCAGGTCGGCCGGGGCATCGCCGCCTCGCCGGGCGCGGCGGTCGGCAAGGCGGTCTTCGACTCCTACACCGCGGTGAAGTGGTCGCGCTCGGGAGAGAAGGTCATCCTGGTCCGCCGGGAGACCAACCCCGACGACCTCGACGGCATGATCGCGGCCGAGGGCATCCTGACCTCGCGCGGCGGCAAGACCTCCCACGCGGCCGTGGTCGCGCGCGGCATGGGCAAGACCTGTGTCTGCGGCGCGGAGGAGCTGGAGGTCGACACCAAGCGCCGCCGGATGACCGTCCCCGGCGGGCATGTGGTGGAGGAGGGCGACGTCATCTCCATCGACGGCTCCTCCGGCAAGGTCTACCTGGGCGAGGTCCCGGTGGTCCCGTCTCCCGTCGTGGAGTACTTCGAGGGCCGGATGCACGCCGGTGCGCAGGACGCCGACGAGCTGGTCGAGGCCGTGCACCGCATCATGGCGTTCGCCGACCGCAAGCGCCGGCTGCGAGTACGCGCCAACGCGGACAACGCCGAGGACGCGATGCGCGCCCGTCGCTTCGGCGCCCAGGGCATCGGGCTGTGCCGCACCGAGCACATGTTCCTCGGTGACCGGCGGGAGCTGGTCGAGCGGCTGATCCTGGCCGACACCGAGGCCGAGCGCCAGGAGTCCCTGAAGGCGCTGCTGCCGATGCAGAAGCAGGACTTCGTGGAGCTGTTCTCCGCGATGGACGGCCTGCCGGTGACGATCCGTCTGCTCGACCCGCCGCTGCACGAGTTCCTGCCCGACATCACCGAGCTGTCGGTGCGCGTGGCCCTCGCGGAGTCCCGTCAGGAGCCGCACGAGAACGAGCTGCGACTGCTCCAGGCGGTGCACCGGCTGCACGAGCAGAACCCGATGCTGGGTCTGCGCGGCGTACGCCTGGGCCTGGTCATCCCCGGCCTGTTCACGATGCAGGTCCGCGCGATCGCGGAGGCGGCCGCCGAGCGCAAGAACGCCAAGGGCGACCCGCGTGCCGAGATCATGATCCCGCTCGTCGGCACGGTCCAGGAGCTGGAGATCGTCCGCGAGGAGGCCGACCAGGTCATCGCGGAGGTCGAGGCCGCGACCGGCGTCAAGCTCAAGCTGTCGATCGGCACGATGATCGAGCTGCCGCGTGCCGCGCTGACCGCGGGGCAGATCGCGGAGGCGGCGGAGTTCTTCTCCTTCGGTACGAACGACCTCACCCAGACGGTGTGGGGCTTCAGCCGGGACGACGTGGAGGCCTCGTTCTTCACGGCCTACCTGGAGAAGGGCATCTTCGGCGTCAGCCCGTTCGAGACGATCGACAAGGACGGCGTGGGCTCACTGGTCAGGGCCGCCGCGAAGGCGGGCCGTGAGACCCGCCCCGACCTCAAGCTCGGCGTCTGCGGCGAACACGGCGGCGACCCGGAGTCCGTCCACTTCTTCCACGAGGTCGGCCTGGACTACGTCTCCTGCTCCCCGTTCCGCATCCCGGTCGCGCGGCTCGAAGCCGGCCGCGCGGCCTCCGAGTCCGAGGGCAGCGACCACCGCTGA
- a CDS encoding sensor histidine kinase: MTRRLLSSYLCLTALVLLCLEIPLGFRYAADERDRAADAARDEAESAASYTALSLATGRAGLDLTERAAHCAERVGGKVVIVDSSGGVLAASHPVSRRAARALPARPGIAAALKGSATSDVRMAVVGGAEHLSVTAPVAEGAGGAVWLMVPTQAARERIDRAWLLLGAGGLGVLTAVSVVCLALARWAGRPIRELERATHALAEGEVTAPVPVTKGPPEVRRLAAAFNRTAARLAHLLASQHAFAGEASHQLKTPLAALRLRLENLEPDVCGPGQGSLAAAVTETDRLARMVEGLLAMARLEEDAATPGPVDVGAVCVERHGTWLPLFEREGVALVLFAGSVGPVLAVPGAVEQILDNLLSNALRASPADSTVTIELRLYVPAKRALRDARPCWVDLHVTDEGPGMTPEQRQRAFDRFWRAPGAPKGGTGLGLSLVQRLSVASGGAASLHAAATGGLDAVVRLPSAEVSAGVNAIGRQGTRRREAPALPA, translated from the coding sequence GTGACCCGTCGCCTCCTGTCCAGCTATCTCTGTCTGACCGCCCTGGTGCTGCTCTGCCTGGAGATCCCGCTCGGCTTCCGCTACGCGGCCGACGAACGGGACCGGGCGGCCGACGCGGCCCGGGACGAGGCCGAGTCGGCGGCGTCCTACACCGCGCTGTCCCTGGCCACCGGCCGGGCCGGACTCGACCTGACGGAACGCGCGGCCCACTGCGCCGAACGCGTCGGCGGGAAGGTGGTGATCGTCGACAGCTCGGGCGGGGTGCTCGCCGCCTCGCACCCGGTGTCCCGCCGGGCGGCCCGCGCCCTGCCCGCGCGCCCCGGGATCGCGGCGGCGCTGAAGGGCTCGGCCACGAGCGATGTGCGCATGGCCGTGGTCGGCGGGGCGGAACACCTGTCCGTCACCGCGCCAGTCGCCGAAGGAGCCGGGGGCGCCGTCTGGCTCATGGTGCCCACCCAGGCGGCGCGGGAGCGGATCGACCGCGCCTGGCTGCTGCTCGGCGCCGGCGGGCTCGGGGTGCTCACCGCGGTCTCCGTCGTCTGCCTCGCCCTCGCCCGCTGGGCCGGCCGCCCCATCCGGGAACTGGAGCGCGCCACCCACGCGTTGGCGGAGGGCGAGGTGACGGCCCCGGTGCCGGTGACCAAGGGTCCGCCGGAAGTCCGCAGGCTGGCGGCCGCGTTCAACCGTACGGCCGCCCGCCTCGCCCATCTGCTCGCCTCCCAGCACGCGTTCGCGGGCGAGGCCTCGCACCAGCTGAAGACGCCGCTCGCGGCGCTGCGGCTGCGCCTGGAGAACCTGGAGCCCGATGTGTGCGGGCCCGGCCAGGGCAGCCTCGCCGCCGCCGTGACCGAGACCGACCGGCTCGCCAGAATGGTCGAGGGCCTGCTGGCGATGGCCCGCCTGGAGGAGGACGCGGCCACCCCGGGCCCGGTGGACGTCGGCGCGGTCTGTGTCGAACGGCACGGGACCTGGCTGCCGTTGTTCGAGCGCGAAGGTGTCGCCCTGGTCCTGTTCGCGGGCAGCGTGGGCCCGGTGCTCGCGGTGCCGGGGGCGGTCGAGCAGATCCTGGACAACCTGCTCTCCAACGCCCTGCGGGCCTCCCCAGCCGACAGCACGGTGACCATCGAGCTGCGGCTGTACGTGCCCGCCAAGCGTGCGCTGCGCGACGCCAGACCGTGCTGGGTGGACCTGCATGTCACCGACGAGGGCCCCGGCATGACCCCGGAGCAGCGGCAGCGTGCCTTCGACCGCTTCTGGCGCGCGCCGGGTGCGCCCAAGGGCGGCACGGGGCTCGGTCTCTCCCTGGTCCAGCGGCTTTCGGTCGCGAGCGGTGGGGCGGCGAGCCTGCACGCGGCGGCGACCGGCGGGCTGGACGCGGTGGTGCGGCTGCCGTCCGCGGAGGTCTCGGCCGGCGTCAACGCGATCGGCAGGCAGGGCACCCGCCGCCGCGAGGCTCCGGCGCTCCCCGCCTAG
- a CDS encoding alkaline phosphatase PhoX: MERRTVLRAAVLGGSSAVFGGTLWRGAAYAAPAQPGTGPYGALGSPDANGIRLPSGFTSRIIARSGQTVSGTSYTWHNAPDGGACYTNGSGWIYVSNSEINPSGGASAVKFSSTGTVTGAYRILSNTRQNCAGGKTPWNTWLSCEEVSLGYVYETDPFGVNAAVRRDAMGRFKHEAAAADPVRQVIYLTEDESNGRFYRFVPATWGNLSSGTLQVLVAGSATSGSFTWANVPDPDGSPTSTRTQVSGSKSFNGGEGCHYADDTVWFTTKGDNRVWQLNLTNNTYELAYDDSLVVGGSAPLTGVDNITGASSGDLFVAEDGGNMEICVITPDDVIAPFLRIDGQSGSEITGPAFSPDGTRLYFSSQRGTSGSSSGGITYEVRGPFRA; encoded by the coding sequence GTGGAACGTCGTACTGTCCTGCGTGCGGCCGTCCTCGGCGGATCCTCCGCCGTCTTCGGCGGAACCCTGTGGCGCGGCGCCGCGTACGCCGCGCCCGCACAGCCCGGCACCGGCCCGTACGGGGCGCTCGGTTCGCCCGACGCCAACGGCATCAGACTGCCCAGCGGCTTCACCAGCCGGATCATCGCCCGGTCCGGGCAGACGGTCTCCGGAACGTCCTACACCTGGCACAACGCCCCTGACGGCGGCGCCTGTTACACCAACGGCAGTGGCTGGATCTATGTCTCCAACTCGGAGATCAACCCCTCCGGCGGCGCGAGCGCGGTGAAGTTCTCGTCCACGGGCACGGTCACGGGGGCGTACCGCATCCTGTCGAACACCCGCCAGAACTGCGCGGGCGGCAAGACGCCGTGGAACACCTGGCTGTCCTGCGAGGAGGTGTCCCTGGGGTACGTCTACGAGACGGACCCGTTCGGGGTGAACGCGGCGGTGCGGCGGGACGCGATGGGCCGCTTCAAGCACGAGGCGGCGGCCGCGGACCCGGTGCGCCAGGTGATCTACCTGACCGAGGACGAGTCCAACGGCCGCTTCTACCGCTTCGTGCCGGCCACGTGGGGCAACCTCTCCTCCGGCACCCTCCAGGTGCTGGTCGCGGGCTCGGCCACCTCCGGCTCCTTCACCTGGGCCAACGTCCCCGACCCGGACGGCTCCCCGACCTCCACCCGCACCCAGGTCTCCGGCTCGAAGTCCTTCAACGGCGGCGAGGGCTGCCACTACGCCGACGACACGGTGTGGTTCACCACGAAGGGCGACAACCGGGTCTGGCAGCTCAACCTGACCAACAACACCTACGAGCTGGCGTACGACGACTCCCTGGTGGTCGGCGGTTCGGCGCCCCTCACCGGCGTGGACAACATCACCGGCGCCTCCTCCGGTGACCTCTTCGTCGCCGAGGACGGCGGCAACATGGAGATCTGCGTCATCACCCCGGACGACGTGATCGCCCCGTTCCTGCGCATCGACGGCCAGTCCGGCTCGGAGATCACCGGCCCGGCCTTCTCCCCCGACGGCACCCGCCTGTACTTCTCCAGCCAGCGGGGCACCAGCGGCAGCTCGTCGGGCGGCATCACGTACGAGGTGCGGGGGCCGTTCAGGGCCTGA